The genomic region attcataaatagaataaggcattacatttatggATGCCCTTAAATCGCACATAGCCTTTTTAATTCCTAAATGGCCAATTTTGCATGGAATAgcgaacatacccctatctttgcatttaacCGGCATTTTTTGTTGTAGCACTGCAGAAACATtttcaccaacacttaccttttcattgccTGTTAACTTTCATTTGTTGGTGCAGAGCTCTTTAAGGAATTTGGCATACCTTGGAATCTGTCTGATGGCATCCAACAGTGGTATGTTGATCTcgacatttctgaatgtttcgagtatctccttgtcttccttactttttcgacattgatttaatcgtcctgggaatggaggttggattttcggCAGTGGGGGTTTCACTCGGATCTGTTCGTCATTTTCTGGAGTTTCCTGGGCGATTTCTTGACCAAGATTCTTTCCACGAATTGGTTCCAGCACCTTTCCACTTCGCAACGTTACTACATTTGCATTTTGTCTCGGGTTTGGTTTTGTTTACGACGACAGCTTCCCTTGAGAACTCAATTTCTCAATTGAcgtggtcaattctcttatagatgccttcgtttctttttggaaattaagagtttgctattgaaaatcaaggacattagctgctaatttattgaccaaagtttccagagaattacctgaatcttgtGGCTGTTGTGGGACccgattttggtatggctggttatattgtggattagccccataactaaagttagggtggtccctccatcctgggttgtaggtattggcgtaagggtcgtatcgtctttgtggtggcccaggaaaatttcccacagcatctaaatgGGCCATAGTATCGTCACACAGACTAGGGCACGCATCAGTCgtatgttcaggtgtagcacatattccacATACTCGGGCTGGTTTTGTTTTTTCTGTAATAAGggaattcacaatattagtaagtctatcaagtctatcttcaaaggtagaattacttagctggtaaacccttctagggggttcaggattggctTGAAATTGCTGGAAATTTGCAGCCATTgtggagattaagtctcttgtttgttgtggagtcatgttgactaacGCTTCTCCACTCGCGGCATCaaccatattcatctccatgggttcCAAGCCTTTataaaagtactggagcaaagactgttccgttatatcgtgttgtgggcaacttgcacgcaacttcttaaatcgctcccaatagtcgtaTAGAGTCTCTGCGTCTTTTTGCCTTATGCCCACGGTTTCTCTTCTTAACTCGGCTGCACGCGATGCAGGGAAAAACCTGTTAAGAAATAAGCGAGAtagatcagcccaagttgtaatggatccaggaggtaaataaaataaccattccctagctgaatctgctaaggaaaaagggaaagcgcgcaatttaatttgatcctcaattACTCCCTGATGtttcatactcaaacaaaccatatggaattcttttaaatgcttgtgggggttttcattttgtaacccaCGGAAAATTGACAGTAGCTGAatcaagcctgactttaattcaaaatcagtatctATAGTAGGATACACgatgcatagtggcggttgttctATCGGCGCTTTGGCCAGTTGCCGAATTGTCTAAGCTATAGGTTGAGGtgctaaattagggttttcgtcaACCCTAGTGTTAAGCACTTCTTCAGGGGAATCGACTTCGACTTTTTCactttcaaaagtttgagtaaggttttcgttaaccctagactctgctTCGTCGTCGATTCTGATTTCTGGCGGTGGATTGCTTTGAGTTCTAACCACTGTTGACTACTTTTTtcttagctttgtttccttgcgattaGCTCTCGCAGTCTTTTCAATCTTCGAATCAAACGTAATAGTtcctggagcagatctggtcataagaaacaaaaaacaagattagtacgttaccgatccccggcaatggcgccaaaatttgatgtgGTCGTTGAGagtaccaaaaatatcctattccctgtaaaataacgaaaaagaaatagtaaaggggaagtagggtcgaatcctcaaggaccggattatacgaatgcttgtttctcgaaatcctgggcagaatcgtgcccaagaaaacttgcgttcctggaaaaaaaaacagaatttaagaattgattttggaagtgaaaataaaataaaaatagaatttaaagtttactaaaattatgattacgaaaataataaaaataataaagagagttttaagagaaaagaaattcttatgggaaagttccagcctccggttgtctcattccgccttgggctcaatccttggcttttggatgatccttctctactcaagtaagccagttatagtggaagaggacgcctacgaccaccagctccaaagattagacttacgatttttagggaacctgactctagccagtaatctatgctagatcaacgcttctcaatggcgaatcccacgccattttgtctctttggctcgccaacctctgacgcaataagttaacgaaccgactatgcaaaccttccaaaacatacaaagcggccgcctttgcatatgctgaaaagcttacttcttaagggccatggacagaAGCGTTAGCCAgtagtgcggagaaacgatgaatacttggcgagaaggctaagttcGGATTCTAAGCCTTAAGAACCCTTTttgggaaatattgacaacttttggctagaagggttttagtggctcatgataatggtgggaaagtaaataaaattatggaaaaagaaattttattgaaagaaaaaaaatatggaaagaataaaagactTTTGGAGgaagagtgtttacagaaaagatgcataccccaaatagagtcacttcaccccctatttatagtgctaggaagatagtctaatttaacttaaattctaaaagataaatacatttcattaaagataaataaagataattaaaataaaatcctaaaattaaataatcctaatatttatcttaatattaattatcctaatataaataaaataaaataaaatagagtcttccaaaataaaatctcttctatttgcttttaagtccttgtgccttccatgttcgcacttttggcaccatatttgtcccacgttgcatattggcccatttaatctccaaattgacgctttttcccttgaatttacttttcgcctccaatttagtccctaaaagataaaaagacataaatagctcaaattagtaggctcaagctcaaaataaacacatgattaatatataaaaatatgtcattttagagtattatcagagAGTCCGGTTGAGATTTTTTATTTTCGGCCAATAAAATTGGTGGGTTACTTGTATAAAATAGTTGTAAAGATTTTATCTAGAAGATTGAGCGAGGTTATAGATAGATTCCTAACCCTATAACAACAATCAAACCtcaatcaaacaatttattcacAATCAAAGCGCAAAACTAACCTCCAAACCTGAAGTtacatatttgtatatatatatatatagagtatcaTTCAGTATATAAGCAGTGGAATATAGATTATTGTTCGATATACAAGtatgttttatttatgttttttttaattttttaaatataatttaagaatATACATATCAATTTTTGATTCTATTtgtaaagttaaaaattttatcacaAGTGTATCAAATAATAATTTATCTATATTATGATTACGTAGCAACGAGTTTTCTCTCACTTCCCTTACAAAAATATAGGGAAATATATTACCAAAGCAATTTCCTGGTTAAGCTTAATTTGTTTGTTAAGAAAAGCCTCTATATATCTCATAAACTTGTTTACTAGAGGTAGATATTTCGTGCAGTACAATTACATCTAACTTGATTGTACAGGTGCgaatttacttttttaaaaatcGAATTTAGGAGGAGACAAGATTTCGATTGAATATTTTTTATTCGTATTCAGTTTACATCAAATTCAAATTGTCTCGTcgaaaaatttatgaaaatacctGTATAAAAAAAAATTCCCATTCCAgtagatcaggttcaagtttacattttaaaatataatcaaGTTTGGAACATATGATCAAAGTGAGAAACATAAACATTAAGTCGAAATAAGGCGAGTGAGAAACGTTGTGGCCGGTTCCATTATCATAATTCCTAGTAAAATTTTACATGCAAACAGCTGCTAATATAGAGAATTATTTATAGTGGGTGTTGCAATTTATTTCAAAACTTCAAAACAAACTTCTTACCAAGTGTCAAAATCCCAAACTATACAAGCTGAAAACCTAAAAAGAAAAGCAGAAAAACTGAAGCAAGTTATCACGAAGAACACTCCCAATCAGAACATTCCACCAAGAGAAGAAGCTACAGATGCAGAACATACATGTCAGCTTGTTCTTATAGCAGCTGAGGAACTTCACCTTTTCTCGGATTCATTTTGGATGTTACcagtggatgaaaataaaaattgtcAATTTTGATATTACAAAATCATTGAGATTTTTCTActtataattaatttatcatgGCAAAAGAAGCGCTTTTATTTTAATGATATTCAGTATCTCACATAATAAAGATGGATTTGCATGACTAGTTTCGTTTCTTCTGAAACCAGATTGAAACTTTGTTTTGTAAATCTCTCTCAATCATTCTTACAAGCCACTGCGGTTTTCCTGTTGTGAAGACAATGTATGCCATGCTAATTCCTAATACCATTCCACATCCATACCCCATCATTGCAACTTTCCATATAAAAGCTATTCCATTTCCATTACCTTCATCTTGCGCTGGTTCTGGTCTTTCATAATTGCTACATTGCTTCAACAATGGGAATCCGCACAAACCCAGGTTCCCTCTATAAGAGTCTTTGTCAAATGTATCAAATTGCTTGCCATGGGGAATCGGCCCTACAAGATTATTGTTTTGAAACTTCAACACCGCCAGAAATGTTAAATTTGTCAATTGAGAAGGGATTTTTCCAGTCAACTTGTTAAATGAGAGATCTAATGATTCAAGTACTACCAAAATTCCGAATGACGGTGGGATAAGACCAATTAGGTTGTTGTGAGAGAGATTGAGTGCTTGAAGCAAGCTAAGCTCTCCAACTACCTCAGGAATTTCTCCATGGAATCCATTCATCGACAAATCTATAGTTGTGAATATGGGTTTACGTACAGTTATTGCAAACTCTAGCTCCAAGCCTTTTACTGTTACATTAACATTGTACCAATAACTATCATTTCGGTATTCAACATTTTTCAGAGccttgagattttggaagaacTGAGTTGGCAATAGGCCAGTGAAGTGATTACGAGAGAGATCAATGATTTGCAATTGGGAGAAGGAAGATGTTGGTACCGAACTTTGAATGGAACCATGAAATCTGTTGGATCTCAAAATAAGGACTCGAAGCTTTGGAAGCATGCCTAGCCAATGGGGAAAAGTATCACTAAACTTGTTGTCTACAACATTAAAAACTACCAGTTCACGGCAATTAATCAAAGATCGCGGTAGAATCCCTTCCAGTAGATTGCCACTAAAGGCAAGATATCTCAAATCATTATTCCGATCACAAACTTTGTCCGGAATTGCACCTGAGAAATGATTTCCTGAAAAATCCACATATTCAACAACATTCCAGTTACCAATTTCAATTTGGAGAGGCCCACTTAGAAAGTTGGAAGACAAGTCTAGCCATTGGATATGTTTAAGCCTTGTCAAGGTGGTGGGGGTGGATCCGACCAGATTATTGTCACTTAGATCTAAAACTACCAAGTCAGTAAGGTTGCCAATTTCCCCAGGAATGCTGCCACTAATGTTGCAACTCCAAGCATAAAAATATTGAAGAGAAACCAAGAGATTTCCTATAGAAACCGGAAGGTAACCACTGATCAATGGATTCCCTCCAAATGACAAGAAACTCAAGTCTTTGCAATTTGCTAATGATGATAGAAAGCTGATTTTCG from Gossypium arboreum isolate Shixiya-1 chromosome 1, ASM2569848v2, whole genome shotgun sequence harbors:
- the LOC108481094 gene encoding receptor-like protein 36 encodes the protein MGNTRFIPALTVALLLLNFVVSFSTKTTTNISIDQSALLALKAHVIDPQNLLTTNWSSAFNICKWIGVTCGSRHRRVIALDLSNMSLSGIVPPHIGNLSSLTWLNMRNNNFHGSLPIQLVNLNRLKYIRLSFNNFYGEIPSWFGSFPKLQYLSLSYNNLIGQIPSHMFEGLPRLQVLYLAVNRFSGKIPLSLFQCKKLEDIDLAGNSLEGILPKEIGNLTMLNTLQLHNNMIEGVPEQIGDLFNLETLGLSSNQLKGYLPPSIGNLTRLRILNLYNNSLTGVPHQIGNLMDLEKLSIHSNMLKGHLPSFDNLTRLSVLQLFNNSLTGQIPVTLGNLRYLQKLDLSGNDLSGTLSYSKISFLSSLANCKDLSFLSFGGNPLISGYLPVSIGNLLVSLQYFYAWSCNISGSIPGEIGNLTDLVVLDLSDNNLVGSTPTTLTRLKHIQWLDLSSNFLSGPLQIEIGNWNVVEYVDFSGNHFSGAIPDKVCDRNNDLRYLAFSGNLLEGILPRSLINCRELVVFNVVDNKFSDTFPHWLGMLPKLRVLILRSNRFHGSIQSSVPTSSFSQLQIIDLSRNHFTGLLPTQFFQNLKALKNVEYRNDSYWYNVNVTVKGLELEFAITVRKPIFTTIDLSMNGFHGEIPEVVGELSLLQALNLSHNNLIGLIPPSFGILVVLESLDLSFNKLTGKIPSQLTNLTFLAVLKFQNNNLVGPIPHGKQFDTFDKDSYRGNLGLCGFPLLKQCSNYERPEPAQDEGNGNGIAFIWKVAMMGYGCGMVLGISMAYIVFTTGKPQWLVRMIERDLQNKVSIWFQKKRN